The following are encoded in a window of Ferribacterium limneticum genomic DNA:
- a CDS encoding PQQ-dependent sugar dehydrogenase, with protein sequence MKHVQVLPRPGRHGRSALLGATLLATAFALASPTLADSIPVEILDPGLQVTTVLNTGLSQPMGIIFLGPDDFLVPEKGSGQVKRVTNGVVLPAPVLDLPVNSSSERGLLSLVLHPDFPATPYMYAYWTESSTGADSTAINEVPLLGNRVDRFVWNGNSLVFDRTLQRLRSRQTDNVETPGHPGTANGGEFGNHNGGVMRFGPDDKLYVFMGDQGRRGWLQNLANGPFLTAPLLDDTFGGPAPDTAHLAGVILRLNDDGSTPADNPFFASGAAIGGEVGQNIQKIFSYGHRNGFGMAFDPVSGSLWESENADDAYSELNRVIPGMNGGWIQLAGPLSRVANWKLIETTQFNRALQQVRYPPTRSVYTASLATSRMVSLPGAIYRDPELSWRYEIGPSGLTFVRDDSLGNANSGTLWMGSARAFSQVGGTGGSVYRIRLTADRLTVDTSADPRLADRVADNLFRASKFDGTESETLLIGRGFGVTPSIEQGPDGNLYVVSLSDNAIYKISPSP encoded by the coding sequence ATGAAACACGTTCAGGTACTCCCCCGCCCTGGCCGTCACGGCCGCAGCGCTCTGCTCGGCGCGACACTGCTCGCTACCGCCTTCGCCCTCGCCTCCCCGACGCTGGCCGATTCGATCCCGGTCGAAATACTCGACCCCGGCCTTCAGGTCACGACAGTGCTCAACACAGGCCTTAGTCAGCCGATGGGCATCATCTTCCTTGGCCCCGACGATTTTCTCGTCCCCGAAAAGGGCTCCGGGCAGGTCAAGCGGGTGACCAACGGCGTCGTGCTGCCTGCACCGGTACTCGATCTGCCGGTCAATAGCAGTTCTGAACGCGGCTTGCTGAGCCTGGTGTTGCACCCTGACTTCCCGGCGACGCCCTATATGTACGCCTACTGGACCGAGAGCTCGACCGGCGCCGATTCGACCGCGATCAACGAGGTTCCCCTGCTCGGCAACCGGGTCGACCGCTTTGTCTGGAATGGCAACTCGCTCGTTTTTGACCGCACCCTGCAACGGCTTCGCTCCCGTCAGACGGACAATGTGGAAACCCCGGGGCACCCGGGCACCGCCAACGGTGGCGAATTCGGCAACCACAACGGCGGCGTGATGCGCTTTGGCCCGGACGACAAGCTCTATGTCTTCATGGGCGACCAGGGCCGGCGCGGCTGGCTGCAAAACCTGGCCAACGGCCCCTTCCTGACCGCCCCCTTGCTCGATGACACCTTCGGCGGCCCGGCTCCCGATACTGCCCACCTGGCCGGCGTCATTCTGCGCCTCAACGACGATGGCTCGACGCCGGCCGACAATCCGTTCTTTGCCTCCGGTGCGGCAATTGGTGGCGAAGTCGGCCAGAACATCCAGAAGATTTTTTCCTACGGCCACCGCAACGGCTTCGGCATGGCCTTCGACCCCGTATCCGGTTCGCTATGGGAATCCGAGAACGCTGACGACGCCTATTCGGAGCTGAATCGCGTCATTCCCGGCATGAACGGCGGATGGATACAACTGGCCGGCCCATTGAGCCGCGTCGCCAACTGGAAACTCATCGAAACCACACAATTTAACCGAGCGCTGCAACAGGTTCGCTACCCGCCAACCCGCTCGGTCTACACTGCCAGCCTGGCCACATCGCGCATGGTCAGTTTGCCGGGCGCCATCTACCGTGACCCGGAATTGAGCTGGCGCTACGAAATCGGTCCGTCCGGCCTCACCTTCGTCCGCGACGACAGCCTGGGGAACGCCAACAGCGGCACCCTGTGGATGGGCTCGGCGCGCGCCTTCTCGCAAGTCGGAGGAACCGGCGGCAGCGTGTACCGGATTCGCCTCACAGCGGATCGCCTCACGGTTGACACCAGCGCCGACCCGAGACTGGCCGACCGGGTGGCCGACAACCTGTTCCGCGCCAGCAAGTTCGACGGCACGGAAAGCGAGACCCTGCTGATCGGTCGCGGCTTCGGCGTCACTCCAAGCATCGAACAGGGGCCGGATGGCAATCTCTACGTGGTCTCGCTCTCCGACAACGCCATCTACAAGATCAGCCCGAGTCCGTAG
- a CDS encoding PEP-CTERM sorting domain-containing protein, which translates to MAKLSIAAILVTLFMGSAQAGVIYSEAVNGDLAAQDTVDLGFSIGSNSVLGRSSFGTDGVDFDGFLFHLGVGQTLTNVIFSAFDQVVVGQSGLTSTWDLKTGGHSGGVLSSSTANILDSSDQDFFVGALPLGEGVYAFSPVSMTAPGGVASSSWSYEIIFDVQGDNRVPEPESLALFGLGLAGLAISRRKKKLA; encoded by the coding sequence ATGGCAAAACTTTCGATCGCGGCGATTCTCGTAACCCTTTTTATGGGTTCGGCTCAAGCAGGAGTTATCTATTCTGAGGCTGTAAACGGCGATTTGGCCGCGCAGGATACTGTTGATCTTGGCTTTTCGATCGGCTCAAACTCGGTACTGGGCCGTAGTTCGTTTGGAACGGATGGTGTTGATTTCGATGGATTTTTATTCCATTTGGGTGTCGGCCAAACACTGACCAATGTCATATTTTCAGCATTTGATCAAGTAGTGGTAGGTCAGTCGGGCCTGACTTCCACTTGGGACCTTAAGACTGGTGGCCATTCTGGCGGTGTGTTGAGTTCTAGTACTGCCAATATTTTAGATAGTTCTGATCAAGACTTTTTTGTGGGAGCGCTACCGCTTGGCGAGGGTGTTTACGCCTTTTCTCCTGTTTCAATGACTGCTCCCGGTGGAGTCGCTAGCAGTAGTTGGAGCTACGAGATCATCTTTGACGTGCAAGGCGACAACCGGGTACCTGAACCCGAAAGCCTCGCTCTCTTTGGCTTGGGGCTGGCCGGTTTGGCCATCTCCAGGCGCAAAAAGAAGCTGGCCTGA